One window from the genome of Gimesia aquarii encodes:
- a CDS encoding serine/threonine protein kinase: MKKDSFTLLEPPSKELIQRLTKLKLCTPTDLKRCRRRVKKLARGIPAFDSVWIDALVQAQKITPFQARTLESGNPEQLAIGPYLLISELGHSHKSSTYIANVPESTERCVLKITRPQSDNLDLLQQNAQKLLQSLKGLDHPSLVYPRIIKQLQDKIVIVSRYVPSATVSELLIRRGRFPVPVVLAIGAQLLDALVSLEKRKVVHSDIRPWNVRLSSNGIATLVDTGIESILSPELTIHASLPPRCYDGIAPELIGTGHFPNYQSDIYALGCLLWELLAGRPPFTTGDPLAKLACHQTKTIPDIRSWAPETPDSLAEALLKLTASNPEQRPSSIQEAQKNWPTQSTASHKILTSFHSSFDAQAVPSSANSKLHKTAPLSIVAALIFVLSGLSLTLLNEGARNQFLKITSHVSLKKQDTIEPQKSMATKNQNQLTRSVASQLRLIPPPNEQGIILLDSSTPYEPTKITTVGSLIIRGPAKKPAIINISEEALTIVAEQLMLENVILIDLSENSSSKKQVTKDAPHPSLLNVTVQSLTLKSCFFTQLNHEQIKGRKIERDALYWKLIDPQQQNGSQLEIQNSMFAVPGHAIHLTQTPQNLSLINCLNITSRSTFYLEHPPEIDHQLNLNLRQLTLRDTGPLILFNWNDAKIIPGAIQIEAKDCVFDLAQAALFQVVGFKPPENWLSSISLIGEGSVASSEIRIAGWKKAKDLALEEFDASKMQIDGLSTGKFQYLAPLSLNPENSMITEAQVPRKSALPPGIQVEKFPDFISPLQTLKN; encoded by the coding sequence GTGAAAAAGGACTCATTCACATTGTTGGAACCTCCTTCCAAAGAGTTAATACAGCGATTAACAAAGCTAAAGCTCTGCACGCCCACTGATTTGAAGCGTTGTCGACGTAGAGTAAAAAAACTAGCAAGAGGTATTCCTGCTTTTGATTCTGTCTGGATTGATGCACTTGTCCAGGCACAGAAAATCACTCCTTTCCAGGCACGCACTTTAGAGTCTGGGAATCCGGAACAACTGGCAATTGGGCCTTATCTGCTCATCTCTGAATTAGGTCATAGCCACAAATCCAGTACTTATATTGCTAATGTTCCAGAGAGTACAGAGCGCTGCGTCTTAAAAATCACCAGACCACAGTCAGATAATCTTGATCTCCTCCAACAAAATGCTCAGAAATTATTACAAAGCTTGAAAGGCTTAGATCATCCTTCTCTGGTATATCCTCGCATCATAAAACAGCTCCAAGACAAAATTGTCATTGTGAGCCGATATGTCCCATCCGCAACTGTATCTGAACTACTCATTCGAAGAGGGCGGTTTCCTGTACCTGTCGTGCTCGCGATCGGAGCCCAGCTACTGGATGCTTTAGTATCATTAGAAAAACGAAAAGTTGTTCACAGTGACATTCGCCCTTGGAATGTGCGATTGAGCTCAAATGGAATTGCCACCTTAGTTGATACAGGTATTGAATCAATTCTTTCTCCTGAACTCACTATCCATGCCTCATTACCCCCTCGTTGTTACGATGGTATCGCCCCTGAATTAATTGGCACCGGCCACTTCCCGAATTACCAAAGTGATATTTATGCGCTTGGATGTCTGCTCTGGGAACTATTGGCTGGCCGCCCCCCATTTACCACCGGTGATCCACTAGCGAAACTTGCCTGTCATCAAACGAAAACGATACCAGATATTCGCTCCTGGGCTCCCGAGACTCCAGATTCACTAGCTGAAGCCTTACTGAAATTGACTGCTTCCAACCCAGAACAACGACCTTCGAGCATACAGGAAGCACAAAAAAACTGGCCTACTCAATCAACAGCGAGTCATAAAATATTAACGAGTTTTCACTCTTCATTTGATGCTCAAGCGGTCCCATCATCAGCGAATTCCAAACTACATAAAACAGCACCTCTGTCAATCGTAGCTGCTTTAATTTTCGTGCTCTCAGGACTGTCATTGACACTTTTGAATGAAGGGGCACGTAACCAGTTCCTCAAAATCACTTCACACGTTTCGCTCAAGAAACAAGACACGATTGAACCTCAAAAATCAATGGCTACAAAGAATCAAAATCAGCTAACAAGATCTGTAGCTTCCCAACTCCGATTGATCCCTCCTCCTAACGAACAGGGAATCATTCTACTTGATTCTTCCACTCCCTATGAACCGACAAAAATTACAACTGTAGGATCTCTGATAATTAGAGGCCCCGCAAAAAAACCTGCCATCATAAACATCAGTGAAGAAGCATTGACTATTGTTGCAGAACAATTGATGCTGGAAAATGTAATTCTCATTGATCTATCAGAAAATTCCTCTTCAAAAAAGCAAGTGACAAAAGATGCCCCTCATCCTTCACTTTTAAACGTCACAGTTCAAAGCCTGACTCTGAAATCTTGTTTTTTTACACAATTGAATCATGAACAGATAAAAGGTCGCAAAATTGAACGTGATGCCCTTTATTGGAAGCTCATAGATCCTCAGCAACAAAATGGAAGTCAGTTGGAAATTCAAAATTCTATGTTTGCTGTTCCGGGACATGCCATTCATTTGACACAGACACCACAAAACCTTTCTCTGATAAATTGTCTGAATATCACGTCGAGATCAACTTTTTACTTGGAACACCCACCAGAAATCGATCATCAGCTCAATTTAAACTTACGACAGCTTACTCTGAGAGATACCGGGCCACTCATTCTCTTTAATTGGAATGATGCCAAGATCATTCCGGGAGCAATACAGATAGAAGCTAAAGATTGTGTCTTTGATTTAGCACAGGCTGCATTATTTCAGGTAGTCGGATTTAAGCCACCTGAAAACTGGCTTTCTTCAATAAGCTTAATTGGGGAAGGTTCTGTTGCTTCCTCAGAAATTCGGATTGCGGGCTGGAAGAAAGCAAAAGATCTGGCTTTAGAGGAATTTGATGCTTCAAAAATGCAAATTGATGGGCTCTCTACAGGGAAATTTCAATATCTTGCCCCTCTCAGCCTTAACCCTGAAAACTCGATGATTACCGAAGCACAAGTCCCACGGAAATCTGCATTGCCTCCAGGTATTCAGGTGGAAAAGTTTCCAGATTTCATTTCTCCATTACAAACTCTTAAAAACTAA
- a CDS encoding aspartate carbamoyltransferase catalytic subunit, whose translation MNIDHEYRTDISNGWTRKHILGLQDLSKDELNIILNQASEFKRLAAIGETKLTPLSGTVVANLFFEPSTRTRVSFGLAAKRLSADTVDFSSSGSSLSKGESFVDTAKTIEAMGVSYVVVRHKTPGAPQLLAQHLDANILNAGDGTHEHPTQALLDIFTIREHFGKIEGLTVTLVGDILHSRVARSNIWGLKKLGAHVIVCGPTTLIPSDISNLGVEVSNNLDDVISRTDCLNLLRIQFERQRGHYFPSIREYAHLFGMNKQRINKAKEDVLILAPGPINRGVEITPDVADGPHSVILGQVSNGLIIRMACLYLLHLQRTASMGIPG comes from the coding sequence ATGAATATCGATCATGAGTACCGAACAGACATTTCAAACGGCTGGACCCGTAAGCATATTTTAGGATTGCAGGACCTTTCTAAAGACGAACTCAATATTATCCTTAATCAGGCATCAGAGTTTAAACGTTTAGCCGCGATTGGTGAAACCAAACTCACTCCCTTATCAGGTACTGTTGTAGCTAACTTATTCTTTGAACCCTCAACGAGAACTCGGGTGAGTTTTGGGCTCGCGGCTAAACGACTGAGCGCAGATACTGTCGACTTTTCCTCTTCAGGAAGCAGTCTGTCTAAAGGGGAAAGCTTCGTCGACACTGCCAAAACAATCGAAGCAATGGGCGTCTCTTATGTTGTCGTCAGACATAAAACCCCCGGTGCCCCGCAACTGCTGGCTCAACACCTCGATGCAAATATTCTAAATGCAGGAGATGGTACTCACGAACATCCGACTCAAGCATTGCTTGATATTTTCACAATTCGGGAGCATTTCGGCAAAATTGAAGGACTTACAGTGACTCTGGTCGGCGATATTCTTCACAGTAGAGTCGCACGTTCAAACATTTGGGGACTTAAAAAACTAGGCGCGCATGTCATTGTTTGCGGACCAACAACTCTCATTCCCAGTGACATCTCTAATCTGGGTGTTGAAGTTTCAAATAATCTTGATGATGTCATCAGTAGAACTGACTGCCTGAATTTACTAAGGATCCAGTTTGAGCGACAGCGAGGACATTATTTCCCATCCATACGTGAATATGCACATCTATTCGGCATGAATAAACAAAGAATCAACAAAGCAAAAGAGGATGTCCTCATCCTGGCACCAGGCCCTATTAACCGAGGTGTTGAAATCACTCCTGATGTAGCCGATGGCCCCCATTCAGTCATTTTGGGACAAGTCAGTAATGGCTTAATCATCCGCATGGCTTGTCTTTATCTTCTTCATTTACAGCGGACTGCTTCCATGGGAATACCAGGATGA
- a CDS encoding dihydroorotase — MKSILIKNGHIIDPSQKLDQQGNLLIEDGKIKGLCDETTTADEVIDASGLIVSPGFIDIHVSLCEPGFEEDETIESGTAAALVGGVTSLGCMPNTSPVVDDRSSAEFILLQAARAANCHVFPLGAVTKNHEGKELAEIGQLVAGKAVGFTDADRPIENAEIMRCALQYTRMFDRPILNRAQVPELAEKGQMHEGFHSTVLGLKGIPAAAEEIMVNRDIALAELTRGRIHLMCISTENSVSQIRRAKQKGIHVTSDVTPHHLALTDQMLETYDPNYKVLPPLRSQEHIDALIEGLKDGTIDAICSDHTPHASEKKTDEIIGADFGIIGLETLLPVCLQSLITPGHLTWSELISKLTCGPAKILGLSKGTLAESADADITLINPNIKYQLDAARLRSSSQNSPFLGKELQGRAEMVLVAGEIRYCAEK; from the coding sequence ATGAAATCAATTCTCATCAAAAATGGCCATATCATCGATCCATCGCAAAAGCTTGATCAACAGGGAAATTTGCTGATTGAAGACGGCAAAATCAAAGGTCTTTGTGATGAAACAACAACTGCCGATGAAGTCATCGATGCTTCTGGTCTTATTGTAAGTCCAGGTTTCATTGATATTCATGTTTCATTGTGTGAACCTGGTTTTGAAGAAGATGAGACAATCGAAAGCGGCACTGCAGCCGCTTTAGTTGGAGGCGTCACTTCACTGGGTTGTATGCCCAATACCTCTCCCGTTGTGGATGATCGTTCTTCTGCCGAATTCATTCTCCTTCAAGCTGCCCGCGCTGCCAATTGTCATGTCTTTCCCCTGGGTGCTGTCACCAAAAATCACGAAGGGAAAGAACTCGCCGAAATCGGTCAACTTGTAGCCGGCAAAGCGGTTGGATTCACAGATGCAGATAGACCAATTGAAAATGCAGAGATCATGCGATGTGCTTTGCAATATACACGCATGTTTGATCGCCCGATTCTCAATCGTGCCCAGGTCCCTGAATTGGCCGAGAAAGGACAAATGCATGAAGGGTTCCATTCAACTGTGCTGGGATTGAAAGGAATTCCCGCGGCTGCAGAAGAAATTATGGTGAATCGCGATATTGCCCTCGCTGAACTGACTCGCGGGCGTATTCATCTGATGTGCATTTCCACAGAAAACAGCGTGTCACAAATTCGACGAGCCAAACAAAAAGGTATTCATGTAACCTCAGATGTAACCCCTCATCATTTGGCCCTAACAGATCAGATGCTGGAGACATATGACCCCAATTATAAAGTTCTGCCTCCACTTCGTTCACAGGAACACATTGATGCCCTGATTGAAGGATTAAAAGATGGTACCATCGATGCCATCTGTTCAGACCACACTCCCCATGCTTCTGAGAAAAAGACCGATGAAATTATAGGAGCAGACTTTGGAATCATCGGCTTGGAAACCTTACTTCCAGTTTGTTTACAGAGTCTCATTACACCGGGACATTTAACGTGGTCAGAATTGATCAGTAAATTGACTTGCGGCCCAGCAAAAATCTTAGGACTCTCAAAGGGTACACTCGCAGAGAGCGCTGATGCGGATATCACGTTGATCAACCCTAATATCAAATATCAGTTAGACGCTGCAAGACTCAGATCATCCAGTCAGAATTCCCCATTTCTGGGGAAAGAGCTACAAGGCAGGGCAGAAATGGTCCTTGTTGCCGGTGAAA